In Amycolatopsis jiangsuensis, the following proteins share a genomic window:
- the fdhD gene encoding formate dehydrogenase accessory sulfurtransferase FdhD, protein MGRATVRRQVLRLRDETSTHRPDTLAGEEPMEIRVGGKALTVTMRTPGSDFDLAAGFLVGEGVVHHAEEITGIRYCAGATADGSNTYNVVDVALAPGTTLPEPSLERNFYTTSSCGLCGKASLDAVRTTTRWSLAEDRTTIDPEVVYSLPDRLRAAQRVFDSTGGLHAAGLFSTDGELLALREDVGRHNAVDKLVGHALRQGWLPLRGAVLMVSGRASFELVQKAAMAGIPVLAAVSAPSSLAVDLAGETGLTLMGFLRGRSVNVYSRTERLRVPEPVG, encoded by the coding sequence ATGGGACGAGCGACGGTACGGCGGCAGGTGCTGCGGCTGCGCGACGAGACGAGCACGCACCGGCCTGACACGCTGGCCGGTGAGGAGCCGATGGAGATCCGGGTCGGCGGCAAGGCGCTCACGGTGACCATGCGCACCCCCGGCTCCGACTTCGACCTCGCGGCCGGTTTTCTCGTCGGCGAAGGCGTGGTGCACCACGCCGAGGAGATCACCGGGATCCGGTACTGCGCCGGTGCGACCGCGGACGGCAGCAACACCTACAACGTGGTGGACGTCGCGCTCGCCCCGGGCACCACGCTGCCGGAGCCGTCACTGGAGCGGAACTTCTACACCACCTCGTCCTGCGGTCTGTGCGGCAAGGCCAGCCTGGACGCGGTACGCACCACCACGCGGTGGAGCCTCGCCGAGGACCGGACCACGATCGATCCGGAGGTCGTGTACTCCCTGCCGGACCGGCTTCGTGCCGCGCAGCGGGTGTTCGACAGCACCGGCGGGCTGCACGCCGCCGGCCTGTTCTCCACCGACGGTGAGCTGCTGGCCCTGCGCGAGGACGTCGGACGGCACAACGCGGTGGACAAGCTGGTCGGGCACGCCCTGCGCCAGGGGTGGCTGCCGCTGCGCGGCGCGGTGCTGATGGTCAGCGGGCGGGCGTCGTTCGAGCTGGTGCAGAAGGCCGCGATGGCCGGGATCCCGGTGCTGGCCGCGGTGTCCGCACCGTCGTCACTGGCGGTCGACCTCGCCGGGGAAACCGGGCTGACGCTGATGGGTTTCCTGCGCGGGCGATCGGTGAACGTCTACAGCCGGACCGAGCGGCTACGGGTGCCCGAACCGGTCGGGTAA